A window of Lytechinus pictus isolate F3 Inbred chromosome 7, Lp3.0, whole genome shotgun sequence contains these coding sequences:
- the LOC129264839 gene encoding ATP synthase subunit s, mitochondrial-like, whose translation MTSLLCKNICNPGRSIARGILLQHHLQSRPLWGMLNAVFNQVDRSRIKEVGPDRAAAEWLLRCGASVRFNNFERWTVDYNLLPTGGRDKLKIFEVDATDSSIMHIGFEHFEGIKHLRYLKLHHCTYLQDMCVSKLVLLKDSLEELQISSCGDVTDKGLATLNHLHKLEKLFLCDLPAVKDMEGIIKILGSALPNCEIRYLSLEGLKDLKRLGKDNIRETFDT comes from the exons ATGACAAGCTTGCTATGTAAAAAT ATTTGCAATCCAGGTAGATCCATTGCAAGAGGTATTCTACTGCAGCACCATCTCCAGTCACGTCCACTCTGGGGGATGTTAAATGCTGTCTTTAATCA GGTAGACCGATCCAGAATCAAAGAGGTAGGTCCAGACCGAGCTGCAGCAGAATGGTTGTTGAGATGTGGAGCATCTGTGAGGTTCAACAATTTTGAGAGGTGGACAGTAGATTACAATCTTTTGCCGACTGGAGGCAGAGACAAACTCAAGATTTTTGAAGTTGATGCAACAGATTCATCGATCATGCACATTGGCTTTGAACACTTTG AGGGAATAAAACACCTTCGATATCTGAAGCTTCACCACTGCACCTATCTACAGGACATGTGTGTCTCCAAGCTAGTGCTTCTCAAAGACTCTCTTGAAGAACTTCAAATAAGCAGCTGTGGTGATGTCACAGATAAGGGGCTTGCAACACTCAATCACCTTCA TAAACTGGAGAAGTTGTTTCTGTGTGACCTCCCAGCTGTGAAGGACATGGAAGGGATCATTAAGATTCTTGGATCGGCTTTGCCAAACTGTGAAATCAGGTATCTTTCTCTGGAAGGACTCAAAGATTTAAAGAGACTTGGTAAAGATAATATCAGAGAGACTTTCGATACATAG
- the LOC129264837 gene encoding AP-5 complex subunit mu-1-like isoform X1, giving the protein MALRAIWVIPLPGNGPSSVLFSRTYPTVEKRAKIYGEGADRNDYVKIPNEIEIYKAVIDELGLQHPSHKVIIQFIDSRDSCDMVYQKPIFELTVKEGKLWPVIMIEKFGLLYICLPVVELTSSSRPPLIDIPGVSMGFSLLFQMAEVVGALPRNVNELHPKVQELYCYLSQAAPFGSVVDSNPTTVKSTISGLINSQSISAHTKQPAWRPVVPKTKPQIHFAITEQIRAVLYNRPDIDDVYQLYGTVTCKADLEGAMPEVSMNLAVPPDIPPLENLIIHPCVAATDPLNIQPGEVTSTVRKFHFNPPSEMFILCHYTATAPSSDQTSTVTSPSRPPSVTMARSATPTSMSRSTNYSLRESRLETPTRGSMTHREVVTPSSERSSSPTPSQLSFQSLATPSELPIKAAYEMTGDEREVQVKLRLKLSGSVKNSFEYFEVQIPFFNRGVVVGVDVNPSIGSVVLSQDRHRLGWNLGQKLPSRSLEASLQATVQFGPEEKDVNKDSFCVGLNTYASIFFKVSDYTHSGCKVDTRSVQIKPSSKVKVTSVREFLSVEYKVWNSQGDALSCLPPVMQET; this is encoded by the exons ATGGCCCTCCGAGCAATATGGGTAATACCATTGCCAGGCAATGGACCTTCTTCAGTCCTATTTTCAAG GACATACCCAACTGTAGAGAAAAGAGCAAAGATCTATGGAGAAGGTGCTGATAGGAATGACTATGTGAAGATCCCAAATGAAATAGAGATCTACAAAGCTGTCATTGATGAGCTTGGGCTGCAGCATCCTTCCCACAAGGTAATCATCCAA TTTATAGATTCCAGGGATAGCTGTGACATGGTATATCAGAAACCAATCTTTGAGCTCACTGTCAAAGAAGGGAAGTTATGGCCTGTTATCATGATAGAAAAG TTTGGATTATTATACATTTGCCTGCCTGTGGTTGAATTGACTTCATCATCCAGACCACCTCTCATTGATAT CCCTGGTGTATCTATGGGATTTTCTCTCCTATTCCAAATGGCAGAAGTAGTAGGGGCTCTTCCAAGGAATGTGAATGAG TTACATCCTAAAGTTCAGGAGCTATACTGCTACCTATCACAAGCAGCGCCCTTTGGATCAGTCGTCGATTCAAATCCAACCACAgtgaaatctaccatcagcggTCTCATCAACTCACAGTCAATTTCTGCTCACACAAAG CAACCTGCATGGCGTCCAGTGGTTCCTAAAACCAAACCTCAGATTCACTTTGCCATAACAGAGCAGATACGTGCAGTACTGTACAACAGACCGGATATTGACGATGTCTACCAACTTTATGGAACTGTCACTTGCAAG gctGACCTGGAGGGTGCAATGCCAGAGGTATCCATGAATTTGGCTGTTCCACCGGACATACCCCCTCTGGAGAATCTCATCATACATCCTTGCGTGGCAGCAACAGACCCCTTGAATATACAACCAG GAGAAGTAACTTCCACGGTACGAAAGTTTCATTTCAATCCACCCAGCGAAATGTTCATTCTCTGCCACTACACTGCAACAGCTCCCTCATCTGACCAAACTAGCACAGTCACATCTCCCAGCAGACCACCATCTGTAACCATGGCAAGATCCGCAACACCCACCTCCATGTCTAGGTCAACAAACTATTCATTACGAGAATCAAGACTGGAAACCCCAACAAGAGGGTCTATGACCCATCGAGAGGTGGTGACGCCTTCTTCGGAGAGGTCGTCTTCTCCGACACCATCGCAGCTGTCCTTTCAATCACTAGCCACACCCTCCGAGTTGCCAATCAAAGCTGCTTATGAGATGACAGGTGATGAAAGAGAGGTGCAAGTCAAACTCAGACTCAAGCTGAGTGGAAGTGTCAAGAATTCCTTTGAGTACTTTGAAGTTCAGATTCCTTTCTTCAATAG AGGTGTGGTGGTAGGGGTAGATGTGAATCCAAGCATAGGCAGTGTGGTCCTTTCTCAAGACAGGCATAGATTAGGGTGGAATCTTGGTCAGAAGCTACCTTCAAGGAGTCTTGAAGCCAGTCTACAAGCAACTGTTCAGTTTGGACCCGAAGAGAAGGATGTCAACAAGGACTCCTTCTGTGTTGGACTCAACACTTATGCCTCT ATCTTCTTCAAGGTATCAGACTATACACACAGTGGATGTAAAGTGGATACTCGTTCAGTTCAAATAaaaccaagttcaaaggtcaaggtcacatcAG TTCGAGAATTCTTATCAGTAGAATACAAAGTATGGAACTCTCAAGGGGATGCCCTCTCTTGCCTTCCACCTGTCATGCAGGAAACATGA
- the LOC129264837 gene encoding AP-5 complex subunit mu-1-like isoform X2 produces the protein MALRAIWVIPLPGNGPSSVLFSRTYPTVEKRAKIYGEGADRNDYVKIPNEIEIYKAVIDELGLQHPSHKFIDSRDSCDMVYQKPIFELTVKEGKLWPVIMIEKFGLLYICLPVVELTSSSRPPLIDIPGVSMGFSLLFQMAEVVGALPRNVNELHPKVQELYCYLSQAAPFGSVVDSNPTTVKSTISGLINSQSISAHTKQPAWRPVVPKTKPQIHFAITEQIRAVLYNRPDIDDVYQLYGTVTCKADLEGAMPEVSMNLAVPPDIPPLENLIIHPCVAATDPLNIQPGEVTSTVRKFHFNPPSEMFILCHYTATAPSSDQTSTVTSPSRPPSVTMARSATPTSMSRSTNYSLRESRLETPTRGSMTHREVVTPSSERSSSPTPSQLSFQSLATPSELPIKAAYEMTGDEREVQVKLRLKLSGSVKNSFEYFEVQIPFFNRGVVVGVDVNPSIGSVVLSQDRHRLGWNLGQKLPSRSLEASLQATVQFGPEEKDVNKDSFCVGLNTYASIFFKVSDYTHSGCKVDTRSVQIKPSSKVKVTSVREFLSVEYKVWNSQGDALSCLPPVMQET, from the exons ATGGCCCTCCGAGCAATATGGGTAATACCATTGCCAGGCAATGGACCTTCTTCAGTCCTATTTTCAAG GACATACCCAACTGTAGAGAAAAGAGCAAAGATCTATGGAGAAGGTGCTGATAGGAATGACTATGTGAAGATCCCAAATGAAATAGAGATCTACAAAGCTGTCATTGATGAGCTTGGGCTGCAGCATCCTTCCCACAAG TTTATAGATTCCAGGGATAGCTGTGACATGGTATATCAGAAACCAATCTTTGAGCTCACTGTCAAAGAAGGGAAGTTATGGCCTGTTATCATGATAGAAAAG TTTGGATTATTATACATTTGCCTGCCTGTGGTTGAATTGACTTCATCATCCAGACCACCTCTCATTGATAT CCCTGGTGTATCTATGGGATTTTCTCTCCTATTCCAAATGGCAGAAGTAGTAGGGGCTCTTCCAAGGAATGTGAATGAG TTACATCCTAAAGTTCAGGAGCTATACTGCTACCTATCACAAGCAGCGCCCTTTGGATCAGTCGTCGATTCAAATCCAACCACAgtgaaatctaccatcagcggTCTCATCAACTCACAGTCAATTTCTGCTCACACAAAG CAACCTGCATGGCGTCCAGTGGTTCCTAAAACCAAACCTCAGATTCACTTTGCCATAACAGAGCAGATACGTGCAGTACTGTACAACAGACCGGATATTGACGATGTCTACCAACTTTATGGAACTGTCACTTGCAAG gctGACCTGGAGGGTGCAATGCCAGAGGTATCCATGAATTTGGCTGTTCCACCGGACATACCCCCTCTGGAGAATCTCATCATACATCCTTGCGTGGCAGCAACAGACCCCTTGAATATACAACCAG GAGAAGTAACTTCCACGGTACGAAAGTTTCATTTCAATCCACCCAGCGAAATGTTCATTCTCTGCCACTACACTGCAACAGCTCCCTCATCTGACCAAACTAGCACAGTCACATCTCCCAGCAGACCACCATCTGTAACCATGGCAAGATCCGCAACACCCACCTCCATGTCTAGGTCAACAAACTATTCATTACGAGAATCAAGACTGGAAACCCCAACAAGAGGGTCTATGACCCATCGAGAGGTGGTGACGCCTTCTTCGGAGAGGTCGTCTTCTCCGACACCATCGCAGCTGTCCTTTCAATCACTAGCCACACCCTCCGAGTTGCCAATCAAAGCTGCTTATGAGATGACAGGTGATGAAAGAGAGGTGCAAGTCAAACTCAGACTCAAGCTGAGTGGAAGTGTCAAGAATTCCTTTGAGTACTTTGAAGTTCAGATTCCTTTCTTCAATAG AGGTGTGGTGGTAGGGGTAGATGTGAATCCAAGCATAGGCAGTGTGGTCCTTTCTCAAGACAGGCATAGATTAGGGTGGAATCTTGGTCAGAAGCTACCTTCAAGGAGTCTTGAAGCCAGTCTACAAGCAACTGTTCAGTTTGGACCCGAAGAGAAGGATGTCAACAAGGACTCCTTCTGTGTTGGACTCAACACTTATGCCTCT ATCTTCTTCAAGGTATCAGACTATACACACAGTGGATGTAAAGTGGATACTCGTTCAGTTCAAATAaaaccaagttcaaaggtcaaggtcacatcAG TTCGAGAATTCTTATCAGTAGAATACAAAGTATGGAACTCTCAAGGGGATGCCCTCTCTTGCCTTCCACCTGTCATGCAGGAAACATGA